A single Ketogulonicigenium vulgare WSH-001 DNA region contains:
- a CDS encoding exonuclease domain-containing protein: MNIFPSGPFRFLALDVETANYRAHSICQIGIAAVRPDNTIETWTTLIDPEDDFVANNIAIHGIRPEAVVGAPRFAQAFRQLSPVLSRHLIFQHSSFDSRCFAAAAERAYLDPPEWTWSDSVTLARRVWPELKGAGGGHGLGNLKKALGLQFRHHDAGEDARAAAEVVLRAEAHTGLDFTALIKPPRRLSAVR; this comes from the coding sequence ATGAATATTTTCCCCTCCGGCCCTTTCCGTTTTCTGGCGCTCGACGTCGAGACCGCCAATTACCGTGCGCATTCGATCTGCCAGATCGGTATTGCAGCCGTGCGGCCCGATAATACCATTGAAACATGGACGACGTTGATCGACCCCGAGGATGACTTCGTCGCTAACAATATCGCCATTCACGGCATCCGCCCCGAAGCGGTCGTGGGCGCGCCGCGTTTTGCGCAGGCGTTTCGCCAGCTCTCGCCGGTATTGTCGCGCCATCTGATTTTTCAACACAGCAGTTTTGATAGCCGCTGCTTTGCCGCCGCTGCCGAACGCGCTTATCTGGACCCGCCGGAATGGACCTGGTCCGATAGTGTCACACTTGCGCGGCGGGTTTGGCCCGAGCTGAAGGGCGCGGGCGGCGGGCATGGCCTTGGTAATCTCAAGAAAGCACTGGGCCTGCAATTTCGCCATCACGACGCAGGCGAAGACGCGCGCGCCGCCGCCGAGGTTGTCCTGCGGGCCGAGGCGCATACGGGTCTTGATTTCACTGCATTAATTAAGCCGCCGCGCCGCCTTTCTGCCGTGCGGTAA